In the Verrucomicrobiota bacterium genome, CTGAAGAATGAAAGAAAACGATTGAAGGAAACAGGAACCTATTACTCTTTCAACCCGGTTCCAACTTCAGTAAAAAAAGACCTCCTTCAAAAAGTAGTACACGGATTAACAACTGTTCCGGAGAGTTTTAATGTGAATCCCAAGATTAAACGTCTCATTGAAGGTCGCCGAAAAGCTTGGGATGAAAAGCTGAATATTGATTGGGCCTATGCTGAATCACTCGCTTTCGGTACGCTTCTGGTGGAAAATACTCCGGTACGCTTAAGTGGTCAGGATTCAAGAAGAGGAACCTTTAGCCAACGTCATTCTGTTTTCTACGATGTGCGAGATCGCGAACGCTTTATACCTCTCAAAAACCTGGATAAAGACCAAGCGCAATTCTGCGTTTACAATTCAACTCTTTCTGAAGCCGCTATTCTTGGTTTCGACTACGGGTACTCACAGGATTTCCCTCAAATGCTATGTCTGTGGGAAGCGCAATTCGGAGATTTTGTTAACGGCGCTCAAGTAATTATCGACCAATTCATCACTGCCAGCGAATCAAAGTGGCAAAGGGTATCCGGTATTGTGATGCTACTACCGCATGGCTACGAAGGCCAAGGTCCTGAACACTCGTCAGCGAGACTTGAACGCTTTTTGCAAGCTTGTGCTGAGAATAATATCCAGGTGTGCAACCTTTCAACACCTGCCCAATATTTCCATGTTCTCCGGAGACAAATGCGTCGGGAATTTCAAAAGCCATTAGTTATTATGGCCCCAAAAAGTATGCTTCGGAACAAGGATGCGGTATCCACATTTTCAGAATTGGAAGAGGCCGTCTTCGAGGAGATTCTCGACGACGCAGCCGCCCCAAAATCGCCAAAGAGAATCATACTGTGTTCAGGTAAAATTTATTGGGATCTCTATAATTACCGGATTGATCATAATATCGAAGACACAGCGATAATTCGAATCGAACAACTGTATCCACTTCACAAAGACCGGTTGATTGAATTGGCGAAGAAATACCAGTCCGCTGAAACAATAGTCTGGTGCCAGGAAGAACCTCAGAACATGGGTGCCTACACTTTTATTGAACCCAGACTTGAACTTATATTTGAAAAGAAAATCTCTTATTCAGGACGAAGCAGTGGAGCGAGCACAGCGGTAGGTTCACTTGCATTACACAAATTTGAGCAAAGCGAACTCATCGAAAAGGCATTCAATCTTTAAGGATCGGAAATTTATTATGGCAATTGAAGTTAAAGTCCCTCCTGTAGGAGAATCTATCAGCAGCGGAATATTGGCTGTCTGGCACGTTAAAGATGGCGACCAGGTTAAACGCGACCAAGTAATTTTTGAACTGGAAACAGACAAGATTACCTCTGAAGGATTGGCTGAAGTTGCGGGAAAAATTACGCTGAAAGTAGCCGAAGGCGACGACGTCAATATTGGTCAGGTGGTTGCGACTATTGAGGAATCAGCTGTAACAACGGAAGAAAAAGTCGACGAGGTTGAAGAATCCAAAACAGAAGATTCTACCACCGAGGAAGATTCATCTGAATCCATCGCTGAAAGTGAAATTAAACCAGTGTCACCAGCGGTCCGCCGGATCGCGACCGAAACGGGAACCGATCCGCAGGATGTCGAAGGAACAGGTAAAGCAGGTCGAGTAACCAAAGGAGACATGTTAAAGGCAATTGAACCTAAGCCTGCTACTGAGTCGCCAAGCCAATCAACTACACCATCTGCCAACAGCGGTGAACGAACAACCCGCAAAAAGATGTCTGGCATACGTAGAAAGATTGCAGACCGGTTAGTTCAGGCACAGCAGGCGTCTGCAATACTTACCACTTTTAACGAAGTTGATATGAGCGCGGTTATGAATCTGCGCAAACAACATCAGGAAAAGTTTGTGGCGAAGTATGGTCATAAACTGGGCTTCATGTCTTTTTTCGTGAAGGCAGTCGTGAAGGCACTGAAAGAAGTACCAGGAATCAATGCACAAATCGACGATCAGGAAATCGTAACCAATCATTATTACGATATCGGAATCGCAGTGGGGACTGATAAAGGGCTCGTCGTTCCTGTGGTAAGGGATTGCGATCAAAAGTCCTATGCAGAAATTGAGGGC is a window encoding:
- the odhB gene encoding 2-oxoglutarate dehydrogenase complex dihydrolipoyllysine-residue succinyltransferase, producing the protein MAIEVKVPPVGESISSGILAVWHVKDGDQVKRDQVIFELETDKITSEGLAEVAGKITLKVAEGDDVNIGQVVATIEESAVTTEEKVDEVEESKTEDSTTEEDSSESIAESEIKPVSPAVRRIATETGTDPQDVEGTGKAGRVTKGDMLKAIEPKPATESPSQSTTPSANSGERTTRKKMSGIRRKIADRLVQAQQASAILTTFNEVDMSAVMNLRKQHQEKFVAKYGHKLGFMSFFVKAVVKALKEVPGINAQIDDQEIVTNHYYDIGIAVGTDKGLVVPVVRDCDQKSYAEIEGDILGYAGKARSGKLSIDDLQGGVFTITNGGIYGSMLSTPILNSPQSGILGMHTIQDRPMAVNGEVVIRPMMYLALSYDHRIVDGKEAVTFLVKVKEAIEDPTRLLFEV